Genomic DNA from Limanda limanda chromosome 8, fLimLim1.1, whole genome shotgun sequence:
tgataacattgttaagttgagatttacactgaatattttatttaactgctactgtattaaatgctgatgttaaaagtgtttgcacaacaaatgttatggcactttcgttcatatggctgaacattgaaaataaaattgcgctatacactactttttaattcattattggattttgcgtatacaaatgcgattaatcgtgattaatcagggaaatcatgcgattaatcgcgattaaaacttttaatcgttgcccagccctagttttttataatataaagaGGCACTAGGGGACAACCCTAACCCAAAATAATTGTTGGGGACTTTAATATAGCTTATACTCAATGGGTAAACTTCAAATGTTGACAGTAAAAATGTATACCTGGTAGCTTTCTGCAGTCCTTCAAAAGCTGTGAGCAAATCTTCCACCTCATAAATCTTCTCCGAGTCATTTGGAGTCAGCCTTCACACAAACAATGTGTGAGATTACAATTCAGATGAAGTATAAATACAAGAGAGAGAATAGGAAAATATTTAAAGAAGTTACCCCAAAAGAACCTCCTCTTCAACAACGCCGCCAAGAAGTTGTCTTGTAATCTCAGTCATTTTGGCTGCACAGAAATATTGAGGTATTATAAGCAAAATAGGATTTTCATTTGTGTCCTAGCATGAGGTCGAATCACATTTCTATGGAAGAGAATGTCAGTCAGTAAAGCTCATATCTCTGCCAAGACccatcagtccccttaaattcaaccaagctgcacacgatcacacacactcatagatctcAGTCCCCCTAAGTATGTTTTTCATACAAAATCTCTGTTTTATCTCATGAGAAATTCCCCAAAACTATGAAAACTATCTCGTGAAGAAAATGAATTACTGGATCCGCTCCCTAAATTGCATCTGCTTCAAAAGTTAATAGGTTCTTCCTTGGCTCCGgtcccatccttccatctaATCGGTCTACTGAATCAATAAAACtgattcagtagtttttgtgtaatcttcaTAAGAGACAGTCCAAAAAATCCAAACAGCCAAGGCTCAAGCTCTATCTCGCCGTTTTACAGAatcctgcacacagacaaacaggtaatAAGCGTCACTACGTATGGTGAAGTCTTTACCTCTTGCTTGTTCCGAGTGCTGCTTCATCTTGCGGTCCATGTTATTTCTCTGGTTCTGCAGGTTGTTCAGATCCCTGCGCAGCTCAGGAATGGTCTTGACTAGCTTCGTGAGCTGGAGGACCTGTTCCTGCAGGTCGGAGCTCACCTggccttcctcctccacctttctgTGCAGAGTgactctctcctccttcagtcTCTTGATCTCCTCTTTCAGAGCTTCCACCTCCTTCTCATGGTCCTGTCTCTGGATCTCGATATTGTTCTCTGCAATCCTGGAAGGAATCTCTCCCATTAATATTCCAAATAATTGATCAAGCAAAGATGTGTTTTTCGTATAACAAAATACTGGTTTCTTACTTTCTTAGCCTTGCTTCAGTTTCTTTCTCGTCAAGGAGACTTCCCTTTATGACATCAAAGTTCTCTGCAGGAGATAAAACAGGTCAGAAATATGGTTTGAGGTATTGCAAGAATAGGGTTGCTCCATCTCTTTACTGTTACCTCTGGCCTCTTTGGTGGAAGCTTCAAACTTTTTGtccaatttctttttttcaagggTTATAACATTTATTTCCTGTCGGAGCTGTGCAATTGTCTAGAaccagagtaaaaaaaaatgcagtatCATAAAGTCTGTTTCATcagcaaacaaaaaactgaaaaaacaggTATTATACTATTAAACATAGCCAGAGCTTGGATGACACTCAGTCGtgctcatacctccaccaaggcccaacagtcgccTTACATTCaataggggtgggaattggcaaaaatgtgacgattcaatagtattgcgatatttgggccacgattcaatagtattgcgattctgcgatatattgcgatactgcaagtattgcgattcgattctgcgatttattgcgattcatgtcccccatattattcaggcattacaaaaaattaggaaaataagactgctcaactcacttcaaatgtcacatttaattctgtgaacaacattgtcttctacacattaactgaagtgcaaaaactaagaaagggtagtgcaaaaactttgtccttgaacatcaggacacaggacctttgtaattattttctgaataggcgacctctcacatgaacactgagctcaatcatataaataagagtaacctagagcttcaatcaaattgagacctgcaaggtcatgacccaaaatgtcaaattaatttgggaatattggcatttttgttcagaaaaaggagttggtcaacatgctcagatgttaaaatgctcctctgggccgttactatatctcctgcagtggagaacatcctttccgcattcacactaggtatcttttaaactctgaaactctcctcatcatgctttgccagccaggggctgttacatatataaatattgcaatactttgtgctacagtatcgatataatcgcagGCGcgaaatatcgcgatactgaacagaatcgattttttcccccaccactaacaTTCAATAAAGCTGCACCAATTTAACACACTCCAGGATAACAGTTCCCAAAAAATTCCGGATTTTTATCGTCCAGAACTTGTTTTTCCGTGACAGATATcatatccttccaccaagtttcatgaaaatctgttctgttgtttttgtgtcattttgcttacaaacaaacaaagggacagggctgaaaacagaacctcctcCTGACCTGAGTAGCATCctctttccctttcttctctcttgCCACCACAGATGCCTTCTGGCTGGTTGATTTTTCCAGCTGCGCCTCCACACCCTGAAGTCTGTCCACAGTCTGAGCGTGAGTACTGGCCAAGCTGGTCAGTCTCTCCATCAACCCACGGCTCTCTTTATTCTGTCAGGGCACAGGAAATCACAAAGAGTAATGTCTtctaaataaatagataaaaacacagataaaataattgGAATCATCTTTACCTGGTCTTCAATCTTCTTCCTGAGCTTCTGCACTCTGAATGAAAGCTGAACATTCATCACCAGCCTGCGCATGGTTTGGAATCGCCGTCGAGCCAGCCAAGCTCTGGCGTACTTCTGGATAACCAGGGCTTTGTTCTCTTCTATCATCTGACAGGTAAGGTGGAGATGGCAGGGCATAAATCTCATCTGAGGAAAGTCTGGATTTCtataaatgacacaaatgattCATGACTGATAACCCACTGACCTTCTTGTACCGTTTCCGGGCCATCCAGCCTCGTGTGAAGGCCTGGATGGTGACAGAGGCCAGACGGACTAACTGGTAGATCTGTCGCGTGCGGTATCCTCTCCAGTGCCTCTGGATCACCATTGTCGCCCACCCCCGCTTCAGAGTGGCAGCACTCACCATTTTACTGGAAAAAAGAGAAGTGGGTGTGGGAACGAATATGAAAACACTTGCTTATACAGTGGATACAGCATTCAACCAGAAAGGCTCTAACCGGATTGTCCTCTTTCCGCGGATGTACTGTTGCAGAATGATGGCGGCCTCTCTCATTCGCAGGTacttcctcctctggctccacCCGCGGACATGTTTCTGGATGGTTACGCTGGCTCCTCGAAGTCGGTCCAGACGCAGCTTCTCTAGATATGCCACCTGACCGGCTCGGAAGAAGATCTTTGTGCGACCAAACTTGTACTGGTTGGGGTCCTGGAGATCAAACCGAGACGTcaaagtgaaacacaaacatatagAGAGCAGTAATGCGTGACAATATATTTAAAGGGAGAATTTAAAGAGGGAGTCAACCTGAATCAACCTCTGCAGCACATCTTTGCAGGTCTGTTTCTTGTCCCTGAGGTCCGACTCCTTGTGTGACATTAGGATACTGTATCGGCTGTAAAACTCAATATATGTCCACCTGCAGGTACAAGAGTGTGTTATGCATTACAACAAAGACATAACATAACATGTGAATATGGTAATTTGGCTAATATGGCATCATGCAGCAGAAAGTCACCTGGACGGATAGCTCTGTGCACTGACACGGATAGTTTCAAGGACGCCACAGGCTCGCAGCTGCTGCACGACCCTCCTGGAGTCGTATCtcaaaaaataaagtaataaagtaaagtaaacgGTAACTTAATGATTCCGTCAAACAGAGTAAATTGTGTCAACGATAGTCTCGTTAGTACTCACTCAAATGGGAGTTTTTCATCGTTTGGCTTGATGCAGCGCACATAGTGTGGGGTGGTAGCGTTCAGTGTCTCCATCAGCAAGGACAGGGAGCTGGAAAACTACATTTGACCATTAAATCAATGAGAAGGAATAAGTGCAAATTACAATTGTGTCCtttaaacacatgcaaatacaggaTTGGAGCTGCAACAATCTCCGGTGAGCAAAGACAGAGTAAACAAGTTTACCTTATCTCCCACAGAGGCTCTCAGCTGCTTATTGGCTGGTTTCAGGCCGGGCCTGGCCGGTCTGACTTTGACTTTACTGTTCGCAGTGCTTGCCTCCTCCTCGTGGAAAAAAAGGGCCAGAAAAGGAAACTGATAACAGACGCAAACATGGGAAATGTGTTAGAGTGAGAAAAACAATGCCACATGGAACCTGggttataatatatatatatatatatatatatacataaatataatatataaaataggaCTCTTGATTTACCTCGCTGGCTCTCATTATATCCACCAGCTCTTCATAGAGTGTGTCTCTGTTCTTTTCAAGAAAACCTCTGCACTGATACTCCACCTGTAAAGTTTTAAAACAACATCTCAAAGGAATCAAAAAGCATTTCATCTTAATAACATTAAAGTAATTTTTATGTTCCATCATTAGGTAATGTCTCTTTAAGGTTCCTCAGATTCTACCTTGTCTGCAAAGTGCTGTATCACAAAAGCCTCGTTGGATAACCTGGGCTTCTCAAACAGGGGATTGGTGTCCATGTAGTTGTACAACTTCATCAGCCAGGTTTGGTCAGTGCCCTGAGGAAACTGTAGAGGGAGATTTGTATGTCAGGAGGTTAATAAAAGGAAATCAAGTGGAAACTAAAAAATGTCACAGTGTAAGTCCTAATCATGCTCTGACCAAACATTCTTCATCAAGCAGGTCAAGGATCCCCATCTTTGCTTCGATCAGGTCAATGACGGGCTGGTTGTCATAGAAATCAATCAGCGTCCATGGGATGTCCTCTTTCATgtactcctcctgctccagcttgAACACGTGCTGAAGGTAAGAGAAGCAGCAGAATGATCCTCTGCGCTAATAAAGACACGTGCCCTGTGCAATGATTTCTGGTTGACGGTTGCATACCAAGTTAAACTGCTGCTGAAGCTTTTCGTTTGCATAGTTGATACAAAACTGTTCAAAACTGTTGATGTCAAAGGTTTCAAAGCTGCAGACAAAAGATAGTCGAGTTCATGTCATGATACAAAAACATTCAAGAGTTGAAtatatgaagaagaagaaagtgctGCGTCCTCTTTACCCATAAATGTCCAGAACGCCTATGAAAGCGTGTTGTTTTCCAGGGACCTGCAGGGCTGTATTTATTCTGTTAATTATACAGTCAAAAAGGAGAGCGTAGATGTGCTTGGCGAGGGCATCTCGGGCATTCACCGCCCGCTCCTTGGTCACTGGCTTCACCACGGTCTCCGCCACCAGAACAATCCTCCGATGGCATAGCCAGCGCACCAACCCCTCCACACTTACAGCCAGTAGCTCACAGCAGACTGCCAGGTGTGGGTCACTGAGCTGGAACACACAACAATGCGGTTCTTTATTCAACCTGGTTAATGTTTGAAGTTATATTCAAAGAAGAATTAAAAGTGATTTGAGGCCCGGAGAGTCATGACTCACGCTAACTGACGATTTGTCCTTTCCTGAGTCCTTGATCTCCACGTTCCCCAAATGCAGAATGGCTGCCAACACTTTGAACACGTCTGACTGAAAGTCTTCCTTCAAACCTGGAGAAGCAGCGGGAGGAAGGTTAAGCTCAAATAATCACCAGAGAAAAAGCGATTTACAGTTTGACAGCTGAAATCTCTTTTTACCGAGCAGGGAGAAGGTCCGTCGAGTCTCCTCCATGTCTTTCTTGTCATCTACACCTTCAATAGTGATGTCACCGCCAATGGACGTGTACCGGAAGTTATCTGCACTCACTGCAGGCAAAAGGAACATTTAATTTGGCAGAACCAGTATTCATACGGCTTATACTTTGAGGGTCAAGGAGGGTCAAGAGGCGACCTGTCCAGGTGTCGCAGGTCCAGCGTACAGAGACAATTCATGCTCACATTCACATGTACGGTCAATTCAGGGTCTCCCACTAACCTCACCCAAACCCTCATGTCTTTGGCCAGAAAAAAATGGGATTCAACCCTCTCGTTGTGAGTTGCATGTACTAACCACTGTACCACCGTGCCACCCTTATCaagcaaattaaataataaaataatcacacAATAAATGCATTTCTGAATGTGGGGCTTAAGTGAGTCAGATTAAACATCACAGCAATAAAACAGTTAAAGCTCCATCTGACACATGCAGTGTATACACCCACACAGTCTCAGGCTCTTGAACTCTGGCAGCTGAGCACAGGAGCACATCTGGTAAAATATGTGATAGTTCCGCTCGTTGTCGGCCTGaataagaaaggaaaaaagagaaaaacattaatATGGATTAAATATTGGAAAGCAACGCTCAACAACTTCCTCGTCTTGTACTCTACCTGAAAAACCACTCTGGATTTCTCCAGGAGGTAGGTCCTCATGTTAGCTCCAATGATGCGGTACCTCCTGTCAAAGCTGATCTCTGTGTATTTCCCAAATCGGCTGCTGTTGTCATTCCTGGTGGTTTTTGCATTTCCTATTGCCTGAGGCAGAACCAAGACATTTAGATCTTTTTACCAACGATCATAAAAGATGTTCTTTTATCCTCATGAGATCATAAACAATGGAAGCCTAGTTGTCACAGTGCTGAAACATTGTTTGCTGCCTTGTGGCTCCTGTTGCAGTGAAATCATACCTCTGTTACTGGATTAGACGCCAGGACTTTGTCTTCAACTCGTGTGTTGCTGCCAGATTTGCTGACAATGGCAAAATATCTCATAGCGTAACGAGCAGACACAGTTTTACCAGCTCCAGACTCACCGCTGACGATAATAGACTGGTTCTTGTGGTTTCTGAGGAACAAAGAGGGGTAAAACACTGTTATAAGTAGACAGTTAAATactaataaaatgaaaaagaaagtgttGACTGTGTGATCTGGGAGATTTTACTGTCCATTATATCATAACGTTAACCTCAGGCATTTCTGAAAAATGTCTGCAGTAAGGTCTTGATTTGTTTTCTATATCTGATGAATGACTTCAGTTTCTGTTTACACACAGAGCCCCCTCACTGTTAAATCCCTATCAACAGCACAGTAACACgctttgtgtttaatgtgtttaaGGCACAGTCAATCAAAAAAGTTATGTTTCACACGAGTCACATTGTGTATGAATTGTGCTCCAACTTGATGACAGAAGATGTATCTGTTATTTTTCTGCTGATgcacatgtttttgttatgtttgtaGTGTCTCGAAGGCTGAATGCCCACTTGGTACATTTTCCTGACACTTTATAAAAACGTGTTCACCATAGGTGCAGTGTGTATTCTACTTCATGTGACTCAttgatttctatttatttaccTGGCCATCTGTTTGTAAGCCTCCTCTGCCACAGCGAATATATGAGGGTCCATGTCTCCCATGTTCTGGCCTGAGTAGGCATGAATGATTGCATCTCCGTAGATAGGGAGCTGTTTGTAGGGATTTACGGCCACCAGTATAATACCTGAAAAATGAGGAAACAACACAGGTCACGCCAAAAGCACAAATACCTCAGTGCTTGGATATACAGTCGAATGCTTCCTGTGACAGTACCGCAGTAGGTGTAGATTATCCTGGACTCCACAAATCGCACTCTGAGGTTGTGCAGAACGGCAGGTTCGTGGAGGTAGCTGAGAGCGGTGAGGTCATTCTCCCCCACCAAGATGTCTGGGTTcctgagaggagggaggctTGGGGTGGTCGGGTCCAGAGGGTGGTGGTGCTTCTGTCACGGGGAAACACGGGTCGTGTAAAAGAGTCAGGACAGCTGTGGTGTTTGTTACACCGTGAACACACTGCTGCATGTGATGGGATTCTGTACTCACTGTTCCATCTTCAAGGAGCAACTCGAGGACTTTATCTCCAGAATGAAAATCTCTCACTATCTCTGCTGATTTCCACACATGTTCTGCATCTGGAATCCACACTCTGTTGaactgatgggggggggggggggggaacaagacaagacaaataATCAATTATTAAACAATATTCAACAAGAAACCTCTTCGGCAATGTCGGACATTAAGTAGGTTAACTCCCAGGATCTTATTCTCTTAAGTTTAATGATTTGTTTCCTTCTCTGTCATAAATTTAGAGAGATTCACACgtaaaaatgtgaattaaattaaacatttgagCGTTTGAGTTGGATACTTCCTTCAGCACAACTTCCTCTACGTTCATCCAACTTGCCTGAGCACTGGAAAAGTTTCCATATGTCTCAGGGAGTGTGGACACAAGATCtctacagtaataataacaggGATCTTTTCTCTTACCTCAGTGTACAGCTCCAGCAAAGCCATGTCTGTGcattattatgatgattattGTTGTTAACTCCTCTTGTCGTTACATTTGTTTGTCACCTGTTGTATCACTTGTACTGTGTCTGGTTAGCAACGATCCCCCGATGACACCACAGTCAagtcacacacacttacatcaCCCGGACagagttttcaaaataatacGCAGTGAATTCGTACTTCTTTGAAAAACGCTTACCTTTAATGTTATTACATTTATACGTTAACCCTTAAGCttaatttatttctattttatttctcctttattAATCTATATAATTGTGTATTCAtgataataaatgtattgacGTATCCTGATCTGATACTTTACTTTACCCTGAGGCTATAGAGTGAGATACAGCTCATCATATTTTGTTACCAGTATTTACACTGTCAATGAGCGTCTAATATATACTGAGGGGCTCTCCGATGATGATAGGGGAACAGTAGCGTTAACTTATTTACGctagtttttcctttttatttcctttaataGACATTCCCACCTCTAACATCCTTCATAAGACAATGACGAAGGGGATTTTCATTCAAGCCAACATATAACTTATAACATAAGATATTACAGTAAAGGATTTCTCTGGAACAGACCCgaggcttttattctgaaggccGCTTTCCTCATTCTTCCTGTCTCTTCCTGGTTGTCATTCACCTGCTGCGGACTCCTGACTGGTCGACTCCGCCCTCCTGTCTTGTGACAAGGTGGGTGTGCTCGTTTGATCAAGGATTTTAGCGACAAAACAAACCGGATGCAGATCTCAGGCAGAGATCACAGAGTGTGAGCACACATCAGCTCCTGCTTGACCACGAGAAgtgtaaagacattttaatatttccaaACCTCTTAAGACCCCATAGGATTAATCATTAAtgcattttctgtattttcatatcttaagcattttttttttttttttttttaaaggacaaTG
This window encodes:
- the myo5c gene encoding unconventional myosin-Vc produces the protein MALLELYTEFNRVWIPDAEHVWKSAEIVRDFHSGDKVLELLLEDGTKHHHPLDPTTPSLPPLRNPDILVGENDLTALSYLHEPAVLHNLRVRFVESRIIYTYCGIILVAVNPYKQLPIYGDAIIHAYSGQNMGDMDPHIFAVAEEAYKQMARNHKNQSIIVSGESGAGKTVSARYAMRYFAIVSKSGSNTRVEDKVLASNPVTEAIGNAKTTRNDNSSRFGKYTEISFDRRYRIIGANMRTYLLEKSRVVFQADNERNYHIFYQMCSCAQLPEFKSLRLLSADNFRYTSIGGDITIEGVDDKKDMEETRRTFSLLGLKEDFQSDVFKVLAAILHLGNVEIKDSGKDKSSVSLSDPHLAVCCELLAVSVEGLVRWLCHRRIVLVAETVVKPVTKERAVNARDALAKHIYALLFDCIINRINTALQVPGKQHAFIGVLDIYGFETFDINSFEQFCINYANEKLQQQFNLHVFKLEQEEYMKEDIPWTLIDFYDNQPVIDLIEAKMGILDLLDEECLFPQGTDQTWLMKLYNYMDTNPLFEKPRLSNEAFVIQHFADKVEYQCRGFLEKNRDTLYEELVDIMRASEFPFLALFFHEEEASTANSKVKVRPARPGLKPANKQLRASVGDKFSSSLSLLMETLNATTPHYVRCIKPNDEKLPFEYDSRRVVQQLRACGVLETIRVSAQSYPSRWTYIEFYSRYSILMSHKESDLRDKKQTCKDVLQRLIQDPNQYKFGRTKIFFRAGQVAYLEKLRLDRLRGASVTIQKHVRGWSQRRKYLRMREAAIILQQYIRGKRTIRKMVSAATLKRGWATMVIQRHWRGYRTRQIYQLVRLASVTIQAFTRGWMARKRYKKMIEENKALVIQKYARAWLARRRFQTMRRLVMNVQLSFRVQKLRKKIEDQNKESRGLMERLTSLASTHAQTVDRLQGVEAQLEKSTSQKASVVAREKKGKEDATQTIAQLRQEINVITLEKKKLDKKFEASTKEARENFDVIKGSLLDEKETEARLRKIAENNIEIQRQDHEKEVEALKEEIKRLKEERVTLHRKVEEEGQVSSDLQEQVLQLTKLVKTIPELRRDLNNLQNQRNNMDRKMKQHSEQARAKMTEITRQLLGGVVEEEVLLGLTPNDSEKIYEVEDLLTAFEGLQKATRILETHRREQKEGYETKLEGLQLKVDHLQNENSKLQNLFQEKSNVNENIRQEVSRLSSENSVLPELKLQVSELQRQKQELELHAKELNRELAEKTEEITNTLQAQINEESSQCRHFEEKAEALEEVKGQLQSRVEDLEEENDHLRRQQLMESEAKSKLREETSQLTAVNMDFEEQLDQRDRLIKKLQNQIKSFESSQKVKQTSAPVMPKDYLGMLEYKREDEPKLIQNIILDLKPKGVVVNMIPGLPAYIVFMCVRFADYLNDEAKLKSLMNAIICAVKKVIMDYPKDFELLSFWLSNTYQLLNCLKQYSGEEEFMKQNTASQKKNCLQNFDLSEHRQILSDLAIHIYHQFITVMEKSITPGIVPGMLEHESLQGISSMKPTGFRKRSNSIYEDSETYSISSIIHQLSVFHSTMNQHGMEQGLIKQAVKQLFYQVGATTLNNIMLRKDMCSCRKGMQIRCNISYLEEWLKEKELQSSNAIDTLRPLSQAAWLLQVNKSTDDDAKEITDKCTELNPVQIVKILNSYTPIDDFEKRVSSSFVRKVQSLVHDRDGSTQIMLDTDYRFQVTFPFCPSPQALELLQVPNSLHLGFLTRI